A single region of the Camelus ferus isolate YT-003-E chromosome 2, BCGSAC_Cfer_1.0, whole genome shotgun sequence genome encodes:
- the ODAM gene encoding odontogenic ameloblast-associated protein encodes MIQQKEYIIFHLKMKTIILLGILGATMSAPLIPQRLMSASNSNELLLNLNNAQLQPLQLQSPFNSWIPPFPETLQQQQQAPIPGLSQFSLSTLDRFAGLFPNQIPFPGQVIFTPGTQAGQLDPSQPQTPPQTQQGPNEVMPSLFTFRMPQEPAQMFQYYPVYVLLPWEQPQQTAAWSPPQTGQQLFEEQMPFYTEFGYIPQQAEPVRPGGQQQPVFDPFLGTAPEPAVMPAGRVLPNLQKEMINFKHANAGIVIPSTSQKPSTSVFTSAIDPTITPELMKKKAKTDNLKEP; translated from the exons ATGATTCAGCAAAAAGAATACATC atatttcatctgaaaatgaaaactataattcTTCTTGGGATACTGGGAGCCACAATGTCAGCCCCG cTTATCCCACAGCGTCTTATGTCTGCAAGCAACAGCAATGAG ttacTGCTGAATCTTAATAATGCTCAGCTTCAGCCACTACAGCTTCAG AGCCCGTTTAATTCCTGGATCCCTCCTTTCCCTGAGACActacaacagcagcagcaggctCCAATTCCAGGACTCTCCCAATTCTCATTATCAACTCTAGACCGGTTTGCTGGACTGTTCCCGAATCAGATACCCTTCCCAGGACAGGTCATTTTTACTCCAGGAACCCAGGCAGGACAGCTGGACCCCTCACAGCCTCAGACACCACCGCAGACCCAACAGGGCCCTAATGAG GTTATGCCCTCTTTGTTCACCTTCAGAATGCCTCAAGAGCCAGCACAG ATGTTTCAATACTACCCAGTTTACGTGCTCCTGCCCTGGGAACAACCTCAACAAACAGCCGCCTGGTCCCCTCCGCAAACAGGACAGCAGCTATTCGAGGAGCAG ATGCCATTCTATACTGAATTCGGATATATTCCACAACAAGCAGAACCT GTTAGACCAGGAGGACAGCAGCAACCAGTCTTTGATCCCTTCCTAGGCACAGCTCCTGAACCTGCTGTGATG CCAGCAGGAAGAGTGTTACcgaatttacaaaaagaaatgataaacttTAAGCACGCCAATGCAGGAATTGTCATTCCTTCAACTTCACAAAAACCCAGCACAAGTGTTTTTACTTCTGCTATAGACCCAACTATTACTCC